From Plasmodium brasilianum strain Bolivian I chromosome 5, whole genome shotgun sequence, the proteins below share one genomic window:
- a CDS encoding repressor of RNA polymerase III transcription MAF1, translated as MINLDIENLNDVNLILERLDAHDRFIEAKIELFEEIDKTKGINSSCSNHTTCTTNNSSANYYNGSGVTAVCREEDTHKECLSTNGITVITTIPVDSSTFSCDDKGKNVKKKSIPEIINTKEKKSILANIINILNYIFPDYEFKHLNNSNYKYIRNINSVIDTINYNLFYIIEKIYRGFNKRIWKILKELIDFKSCDVYTYLNSTDNDPYVDKESISSFNYFFFAKKNKRILFISCITKPKYKNQNDEDFNNVFIGIQDEPSVNDKNECDDEDSSIC; from the coding sequence atgatcaATTTAGATATCGAAAATTTGAATGAcgtaaatttaattttagaaAGACTAGACGCACACGATAGATTTATTGAAGCaaaaattgaattatttGAAGAAATTGACAAAACAAAAGGTATTAACAGTTCCTGTAGTAATCATACTACTTGTACTACCAACAACAGTAGCGCAAACTACTACAATGGAAGTGGTGTAACTGCAGTTTGTAGAGAAGAGGACACGCATAAGGAGTGCTTGTCGACAAACGGTATAACCGTAATCACTACAATCCCTGTGGATAGTTCTACCTTCAGCTGTGATGACAAAGgaaaaaacgtaaaaaagaaaagcatCCCAGAAATAATAAACACAAAAGAGAAGAAGAGTATACTagcaaatattattaacattttaaattatatatttcctgATTATGAATTTAAACATTTGAATAATTcgaattataaatatataagaaatataaatagtgTTATAGATACAATTAACtacaatttgttttatattattgaaaaaatatatagaggatttaataaaagaatatggAAAAtcttaaaagaattaatcgATTTTAAGTCATGTGATGTTTATACCTATCTGAATAGTACTGATAATGATCCGTACGTTGACAAGGAAAGTATTTCaagttttaattattttttttttgcaaaaaagaataaaagaattCTATTCATATCATGTATAACCAAACCCAAGTACAAAAATCAAAACGATGAGGATTTCAACAATGTGTTTATAGGTATTCAAGATGAACCTTCCGTGAACGATAAGAACGAATGCGATGACGAGGATTCGTCGATTTGTTAG
- a CDS encoding prohibitin-like protein PHBL — protein sequence MRRNFLPFRIYVNYYHLYRTCRKNISNIEKNVHIKEDGGENKLKVDNNIINGVKHCTKEKDIRVNKIHADYVEIDGDIVTRKDVSPADDLTSCKKIKFRSLKNFNLLAGCLITSLFFYFTLKKVPEGYICLIENKTDGTVLPYIYDDLMTFFFNPLKYRIILMRVIPIQKKYIHVYETLDKKKIKVKLEVKMKPKIPFVVDIYSSFGANYSSAYVEREMSLDIENVIKNYNLDTLLQTCEKSCDTQATTVDDVVDQIMDRFYDCSVFHKITLLDVSILFEEVK from the coding sequence ATGAGAAGGAATTTCCTCCCATTTCGAATTTACGTAAATTATTACCATTTGTACAGAACTTGCAGAAAgaatatttctaatattgaaaaaaatgtgcatataaaagaagatgggggggaaaataaattgaaagtagataataatattataaatggtGTTAAACACTGTACAAAGGAAAAAGATATAAGAGTAAATAAGATACATGCTGATTATGTTGAAATAGATGGGGATATAGTAACTCGGAAAGATGTATCACCTGCAGATGATTTAACAtcttgtaaaaaaataaaatttcgaagtttgaaaaattttaatttattagcAGGGTGTTTAATAacatctttatttttttattttaccctTAAGAAGGTACCAGAAggatatatatgtttaattgaaaataaaacagatGGGACAGTGCTACCATACATATATGACGACTTgatgacttttttttttaatcctcTAAAGTATAGAATAATTCTCATGCGAGTCATTccaatacaaaaaaaatatatacatgtgtatgaaacgttagataaaaaaaaaattaaagtaaaattagAAGTAAAAATGAAACCAAAAATTCCATTTGTTgtagatatatatagttCTTTTGGGGCCAATTATAGTTCAGCATATGTAGAAAGAGAAATGAGCTTAGATATAgaaaatgttattaaaaattataatttagaCACACTACTACAAACATGTGAAAAGTCATGTGATACACAAGCTACTACAGTAGATGATGTGGTTGATCAAATCATGGACAGGTTTTATGACTGCTCTGTCTTTCACAAAATAACACTTCTGGATGTTTCCATACTATTCGAGGAGGTTAAGTAA
- a CDS encoding CDGSH iron-sulfur domain-containing protein gives MGNFFLKEKNCDIIRKKGDILNIRNFKAVHVETFYPPSKKSRKISVCRCWKSNNFPYCDNTHQKLQQQGIVCGPLLLEIRRNNSANSY, from the coding sequence ATGGGgaatttttttctgaaagaaaaaaattgtgatattattagaaaaaagggagatatattaaacataagaaattttaaagcAGTACATGTTGAAACATTTTATCCTCCATCAAAAAAATCCAGAAAAATATCAGTGTGCAGGTGTTGGAAATCAAATAATTTCCCATATTGTGATAATACTCATCAAAAATTGCAACAACAAGGAATAGTTTGCGGTCCTTTACTCTTAGAAATAAGAAGGAACAACAGTGCAAATTCGTATTAA